In Leptotrichia sp. oral taxon 215 str. W9775, a single genomic region encodes these proteins:
- the accC gene encoding acetyl-CoA carboxylase biotin carboxylase subunit, which produces MFKKILIANRGEIAVRIIRAARELGIATVAVYSEADKDSLHVTLADEAICIGSASSADSYLKIPNIISAALITKSEAIHPGYGFLSENASFAKICAQNNIVFIGPSPELINMMGDKATARETAIKHKVPITKGSDGIVPNVEEAKKVAKWITYPVMIKATAGGGGKGMRIAHDEKELVENYIAAQNEAKAAFGNPDVYIEKYVEEPRHVEIQVIGDKFGNAVHLGERDCSIQRRHQKLIEEAPSAGIDAKTREKMGKFAAKLTKGIGYDSVGTLEFLVDKNMNFYFMEMNTRIQVEHTISEEITGVDLVKEQIRVAAGEKLSFTQKDISITGHAIECRINAEDSENGFLPSSGTLEKYIPSGGIGVRVDSHSYQNYDIPPYYDSMIAKLIVKGKTREEAIQRMKRALKEFLIEGVDTTIPFHLRVLDNEDFKKGTIYTNFIETHFKDTLNK; this is translated from the coding sequence ATGTTTAAAAAAATATTGATAGCAAATAGAGGGGAAATAGCAGTAAGAATTATAAGAGCGGCAAGAGAACTTGGAATAGCGACAGTTGCTGTCTATTCAGAAGCTGATAAGGATTCCTTACATGTAACATTGGCAGATGAAGCAATCTGTATAGGTTCTGCAAGCAGTGCAGACTCATATTTGAAAATACCTAATATAATTTCAGCGGCACTTATTACAAAAAGTGAAGCAATACATCCAGGATATGGATTTTTATCAGAAAATGCATCTTTTGCAAAAATATGTGCACAAAATAATATAGTATTTATAGGGCCTAGTCCTGAACTTATAAATATGATGGGAGACAAGGCAACAGCAAGGGAAACTGCAATCAAGCATAAAGTACCTATAACAAAAGGATCAGATGGTATAGTTCCTAATGTTGAAGAAGCTAAGAAGGTTGCAAAATGGATAACTTATCCTGTTATGATAAAAGCTACTGCTGGTGGTGGTGGAAAAGGAATGAGAATTGCCCACGATGAAAAAGAACTTGTAGAAAACTATATTGCGGCACAGAATGAAGCAAAAGCGGCTTTTGGAAATCCTGATGTATATATTGAAAAATATGTTGAAGAACCAAGACACGTTGAAATACAGGTTATAGGAGATAAGTTTGGAAATGCAGTTCACCTTGGAGAAAGGGACTGTTCCATTCAGAGAAGACATCAGAAACTGATAGAAGAAGCTCCGTCTGCAGGAATAGATGCAAAAACAAGAGAAAAAATGGGAAAATTTGCAGCAAAACTTACAAAGGGAATAGGATACGACAGTGTTGGAACCTTGGAATTCCTTGTTGATAAAAATATGAATTTCTATTTTATGGAAATGAATACAAGAATACAGGTTGAGCATACAATAAGTGAAGAAATCACAGGAGTTGACCTAGTTAAAGAACAAATTAGAGTTGCAGCAGGGGAAAAATTAAGTTTTACTCAAAAGGATATAAGTATAACTGGTCATGCAATTGAATGCAGAATAAATGCTGAAGATTCAGAAAATGGATTCCTTCCTTCAAGCGGAACTCTTGAAAAATATATACCGTCAGGAGGAATAGGAGTAAGAGTGGATTCGCATTCTTACCAGAATTATGATATTCCACCATACTACGATTCAATGATAGCCAAGCTTATAGTAAAGGGAAAAACAAGGGAAGAAGCTATTCAGAGAATGAAAAGGGCTTTAAAGGAATTTCTGATTGAAGGGGTAGATACAACAATTCCTTTCCATTTAAGAGTTCTTGACAATGAAGACTTTAAAAAGGGAACAATATACACAAACTTTATAGAAACACATTTTAAGGATACTTTAAATAAATAA
- the amaP gene encoding alkaline shock response membrane anchor protein AmaP, with translation MIALLGLLARLSVILGFVGVAFASISDLLMRTNYLTMVDSMVDLGSTKVKIVLGLMAIIYLVIFLLSYINKLTKYSNNRKVKNKSGEIEVTIKTINEVAKDFLASQEIIKNSKIKSYPSGKAVVIEAVVDTYNVDNLKDKLTKIQEKLSEHVFNSTGITVKKSKVNLKKVLGETIVEKKIIEEPVNVKENISETVLEEKNSVQEEGEN, from the coding sequence ATGATAGCTTTATTAGGTCTTCTCGCTAGATTATCTGTTATACTTGGATTTGTCGGAGTGGCTTTTGCCAGTATATCAGATTTGCTAATGAGAACAAATTATTTAACAATGGTGGATAGCATGGTTGACCTTGGAAGTACAAAAGTAAAAATAGTTCTTGGACTTATGGCAATTATCTATCTTGTAATATTTCTTCTATCCTACATAAATAAACTTACTAAATATTCTAATAATAGAAAAGTTAAAAATAAAAGTGGGGAAATAGAAGTTACTATAAAAACAATAAATGAAGTTGCAAAAGATTTTCTTGCTTCACAGGAAATTATAAAAAATTCCAAGATAAAATCTTATCCTAGTGGAAAAGCAGTAGTTATTGAAGCAGTTGTTGATACATACAATGTGGATAATTTAAAGGATAAGTTGACAAAAATACAGGAAAAGCTTTCTGAGCATGTATTTAATTCTACAGGAATTACTGTTAAGAAAAGCAAGGTAAATCTGAAAAAAGTATTAGGTGAAACAATTGTTGAGAAAAAAATAATTGAAGAGCCTGTAAATGTTAAGGAAAATATTTCTGAAACAGTTTTAGAGGAAAAAAATTCCGTTCAAGAAGAAGGAGAAAATTAA
- a CDS encoding Asp23/Gls24 family envelope stress response protein — translation MNELGNVSISQEVVATIAESVITEIDGVHSLVGSSSKNEITKFFQSVSSGGGKGIEVEVGETECTLDLYIIAKLGYQLPALAGEIQTKVVKAITEMTGLKVQEVNVFIQKVVKDVPEQEAQPKKLPENNNVAEEK, via the coding sequence ATGAATGAATTAGGAAATGTAAGTATATCACAGGAAGTTGTAGCAACAATTGCAGAATCTGTAATAACTGAAATTGACGGGGTACACAGTTTAGTTGGAAGTTCTTCAAAAAATGAAATAACTAAATTTTTTCAAAGTGTATCTTCAGGTGGAGGAAAAGGAATAGAAGTAGAAGTTGGAGAAACAGAATGTACACTTGATTTGTACATCATTGCAAAATTAGGATATCAGCTTCCAGCTCTGGCAGGTGAAATTCAGACAAAAGTAGTTAAAGCAATAACTGAAATGACAGGATTAAAGGTTCAGGAGGTAAATGTATTTATCCAGAAGGTTGTAAAAGATGTTCCTGAACAGGAAGCACAACCTAAAAAATTACCTGAAAACAATAATGTTGCTGAAGAAAAATAA